The Gemmatimonadaceae bacterium genomic interval ACGACGCTACCGTCAGGTAGCAGCGCCCATGAGAACTCCGGAGTAAACAGCGTAAAGTTTGGAATTCCGTCGGCAATGCGCACGGAGCTGCGAGCCGACCGGGCTACAGGCGTATCGACGACAGCGCCCGAGCTTAGAGATCTTCTAAGAATCGCCACGCGGGTTATGCCTGCAGTGTCCATATCGCTTACCGACTGGACCGCTTGGAAGGCCTCCGCGAGATTCGGTGCGGCCTGCCAACCGAGAGTGACACCAACAGCGGGCGCGATTTGAAGCTGTCGGGCTAATCGCCCTGTCTTCTCGAAGAACTGAAGCGCACTTCTGTTCAGGTCAGGCACGATCAGAAGGGAGTCCTGGGTAAGCAGTCCTGCGGAACCGATACCGAGCTCTCCGGGGCCGTTCCCGGGGCGGCCTACCTGACGCTCAAAACGGCCGTCCCTGGTAAACACCAGGATCCGCGGGGGCGCCTGGTCGAGTACAAAGACACGACCGTCGGCGTCTTGCTTTGCCGCGACGACACGCGAGAGCTCCTCATTATTGCTAGATGCTGTTTCGCCGAGGATTGTCTCTACGGTCACTCCTATCGTATCAGAGCGTCGTACGGGAGCGGCTGACGTTGTGCCGTCGCGCCTTTCTCGTTGCGCGTCTGTGCATCCGAGCATTAGGAGCGCAAGCACGGCCATCAGCAGCGTCGGTACATGACGCGCTCCGATCACACCTTCGAGCTGTACACGCGACGCTACAGCTCGCATACGTACTCCGCGTGCGAGAGACGGAAGCCCACATGCAAGGCGAGACGCGATGCCTCAGCAT includes:
- a CDS encoding 6-bladed beta-propeller, whose protein sequence is MTVETILGETASSNNEELSRVVAAKQDADGRVFVLDQAPPRILVFTRDGRFERQVGRPGNGPGELGIGSAGLLTQDSLLIVPDLNRSALQFFEKTGRLARQLQIAPAVGVTLGWQAAPNLAEAFQAVQSVSDMDTAGITRVAILRRSLSSGAVVDTPVARSARSSVRIADGIPNFTLFTPEFSWALLPDGSVVYATGEACHLEVAAKGRSLRRLERSCQTRQTTRSERDSASKLFAAALRLQRTPEALAQTLLRRLQFAPVQPVIISLLTTGDTVFVERGDQSATTFLRQSPAMQVNFRRSRTWEVITASGNVLGVVQFPVGIVPLHVRGNKVLASSMTEDGVEQLVVLKLAY